In the Brucella anthropi ATCC 49188 genome, one interval contains:
- a CDS encoding nitroreductase family protein — protein MAHPIFDFLAQRSSTPISAISGPAPEGEELAALLKVAARVPDHGRLTPWRFILYRGDARLKVGEYLAQRAEEIEGPMPEGRKEKELTRFSRAPLVVGVVSSPVAHERIPEWEQFLSAGAVAMNLCTAANALGYASNWITNWYSDDASARAFLGLAPNERVAGFVHIGTAANKMPERPRADMDKIVTEYSGPWTQA, from the coding sequence GTGGCCCATCCGATCTTCGATTTTCTGGCACAGCGCAGTTCCACCCCGATTTCGGCAATTTCCGGACCAGCACCCGAGGGCGAGGAACTGGCAGCATTGCTGAAAGTTGCCGCACGCGTGCCTGACCACGGACGCCTGACACCCTGGCGTTTCATCCTTTACCGTGGCGATGCACGTCTCAAGGTCGGCGAGTATCTGGCCCAACGTGCCGAAGAAATTGAAGGTCCGATGCCGGAAGGACGCAAGGAAAAAGAGCTTACGCGTTTCTCGCGTGCGCCCCTTGTTGTCGGCGTGGTGTCGTCGCCTGTCGCGCATGAGCGCATTCCGGAATGGGAGCAATTCCTTTCGGCTGGCGCTGTCGCAATGAACCTTTGCACGGCTGCGAACGCGCTTGGTTATGCCAGCAACTGGATTACAAACTGGTATTCGGACGACGCTTCCGCCCGCGCTTTTCTGGGACTGGCACCCAATGAACGTGTTGCCGGGTTTGTTCATATCGGAACGGCGGCAAACAAGATGCCGGAACGCCCGAGAGCCGACATGGACAAGATCGTTACCGAATATTCCGGCCCATGGACGC